The genomic segment TTAATCTGCACTTTCTCTTAATgtggcttaagaaaaaaaagacacccaCTCTTTTTTACCCCAACAAACAAGATTTTCTGTGACTTGGGGTTAGGAAGCCAAGAGTTTCAAAGTGGTCAAGTGCCTCCAAGCAGTAACATAGTGGGAATTGTCTAGAGGGCTTACCCGGAGCTTCTTGAAAACAACTTCAAATACACAGaagtaatccctgtactttgggaggctgaggtgagtagatgacttgaggtcaggagttcgagaccagcctggccaacatggcaaaaccctgtctctactaagaatataaaaattagccgggtgtggtggcgtgcgcctatagtcccagcaactcgggaggctgaggcacaacaatcgcttgaacccaggaggcggaggttgcagtgagccagtatcgtgtcactgcactccagcctgggtgacaaatcgagactccatctcaaaaataaaataaaataaacacacagaaaacCAGACTGCCACCCTCTATCACTTCTGTCTGCAGAAAAGAGGCTAGTTAttagaaagggagagaaaggtaGTCATGAAAGGGATAGGGAGTGGGTAGGGGGTGGCTGCTGTGGTGAGTAGGATGGGAGAGATTTCAAAGCATTCCGACATCAAACACAAGCTGgtagtcaggcccctctgctgtcACCTCCTGTGGAGAACTCAGCACCAGGACCCAGCAGGGCAAGTGACCCTGGGGAATTCATGGCTTGACAAGGAATAAAATTAGTAAGACATTTCTCCCATACTTTGTGAACATCTAAGAGACAAACTTTAATGTTACTCAAAATATGCTATATTCACATCTTTCTACATTTCCCCAATAATATCTTCCAACTTCTCCTTAGATAATTATACATTAAGATTCCTCTAGAGTAGATTTATAGTATAGCTAAAACCTGTGTCAGAAATGAATCTCTAGCTCCTTTGGTTTGAGAATGTCTTTTCCCTAGCCTAACTTTCTCCTAATAAAACGTCATTACATAGTAAATCCTTGTCAAACATCTGTTGAATTTGAGTATGAGATGACTAGAGTCTTGACTTCCAACCTGAGCAAGTCAAGAACCAGTCCAAGAATGAAGATGCCAACTCTAAGCCCCAAGGTGTGGGATATGCCAAGGATTTGGAGATTAAGGGAGTGGAGAGAAGGGTGAACAGAatatagctttttctttttctttctttctttcttttttttttttttttttttttgagacagagtcttgctctgtcacccaggctggagttcagtggtgtgatctcggcttactgtaacctccacctcctgggttcaagcgattctcctgcctcagcctcccaagtagctgggactacaggcatgtgccactaattttttatttttgtttttattttttagtagagatggggtttcaccatgttagccaggctggtcttgatctcctgacctcttgatccacccacctcagcctcccaatgtgctgggattacaggcgggaacAACCGCACCCGAACAGAATGTAGTTTTCTGCATgcgattatcagagaaatgctatTGGGTCTGAACAAATATTGAACACCTCTCCCTCGCTCTCACCCACGgttgtgaaaacaaaacaaaacagtattttttaaaacttcattcttttttaggaCACTTTCTTCCCTCGGAAAGGCTAAATCTCCAAAATTTTACCTGATGGAGCTAGTGTGGATAGCTCATGGGTGCATCAAAGTCAAGGCCTAATTATATCAGGAACGACCCACCCTTTGCCCCAAATGCCCAGCAGGAAAAACTTAGTCTTTGTTGCCATGAAAGCTGCCAGGACACCTAGGCAGCCTGATTTTTCTGGAACCTTAGAGAAAAGGCCCTTAATTTGAGGGGTTTTGGTCAGACTTGCCAGACAGTCAGGCTGACTTTTCTGCCCTAAACCCTGGGTTGcagctggctggatgtcttccccAAAGAGGTTTACAAAGCCATCCTACCTTCTTGATCCATGGGGCCTCTAGGCTTAGAAGATGTGATAGGATAAGTACCATTTGAGGGAACACTGTGAGAGCTGGGACATCTTGCAGGTAAAAACTGGCTATTAAAATCTAGTCAGAGGTGGAGGAGGGGGCATTGTGAACTCAGCAGCATCTTATTTGCTGTTACTTTTGCATAAATGGCACAGGAGAGCAGTGAAGAAACGTGTCTACATTTATAGAGCTAGTGCTGAGGAGCTCTATCATTTTCTAACTGGGGTGCTAGGgaagaacttttatttttctcttcttaaaaattatttaggccaggcgcggtggctcaagcctgtaatcccagcactttgggaggccgagacgggcggatcacgaggtcaggagatcgagaccatgctggttaacacggtgaaaccccgtctctactaaaaaatacaaaaaattagccgggtgaggtggcgggcgcctgtagtcccagctactcgggaggctgaggcaggagaatggcgtgaacccgggaggcggagcttgcagtgagctgagatccggccactgcactccagcctgggtgacagcgcgagactccgtctcaaaaaaaaaaaaaaaaaaattatttagggccgggtgcagtggctcacacctgtaatcccagcactttgggaggctgaggcgggtggatcagcaggtcaagagatcaaaaccattctggctaacagggtgaaaccctgtctctactaaaaattcaaaaaattagccaggcgtggtggtagacgcctgtagccccagctactcaggagactgaggcaggagaatggcgtgaaccgggaaggtggagcttgcagtgagccgagatcacgccactgcacgaataaataaataaataaataaataaataaataaataaatatttacgaCCTTTGTCATCTGACTGGCTATAGCACAAAACTGAAATAGCAAAATCAAGATTGAAGGGCTTGTTTCAGCCCAGGTATTCCATTTCCAATCAAACTCAAGAACTCCAGCAGTGCAGGAACCACAGATCTCTTTAACTTTGTGCTCATTCCTAGGCATCCACCCTCTACCGGCTCCCCTCAACCTGGGGACACCCTCCCCTATCTTGCAGCAACTTCAGGTCCATCAGTAGTTCACATTTTGGTAGGGCTTTGTTCATCCACAAGTCCACAACCCTGGAAGGAACTGGCTTCCTGGGCTGTGATGGCTCCTATTCTAAAAACTTCCTCAGAGTGGAATTTTAGGCAACAGCTCAATCGCTCTTTTATGACAAGTGGATcagtaaaacaataataaaacctcGGTTACCATAACTTAGAGGCTGTAATAGATTAAGTTTTCAAGGGCACTTGATATAAGCTTTGAGTAGATTCTTTAGAGTCTTTATTCACACAGGGTTTTAGGAAACCACCATCTTTCATAACTACTGTGCGTAAACAACCTCTATTTATCTAATTTGTAATTTTCCTACAGTCCCCCAAAAAGGGAACATTAAAAGAAATACTATAGGAAATTGGAAAGTTTGTCAATGTAAAGCTGGTCTTTGTAACCTTTCTACTCTTCATTGCCTGTGCCAATTGCACTTTTATTTCCCGTCTCTACACTCAGTACACAAAACCATATTATCAAGGGAAAGACGTGAGCCCATTAACATTGTGAGCCCTCAAATTTCACTCGCAAGAGACGATGCAGCACTTATCTGATGGAGCAGAAGCTCTAATTGCTTCGAGGTACAAGTCCATCCAAACCTCTGAGATCTCACCCATCCCCGGGAAGCCTTTGCGCCCTCCAGACAAGCTCCTCAGTGAAAGCAAGCGCCGCACGGGTGCCTGTGCCAGCCTCCCAGATAGGAGCACAAGGAGTGTTTCACCACGACTCTGGATTCTTTATTCCAACAACCCAGCCGGAGGGGAAAATCTGCTAAACTACCCCATAAGGCAGAAACTTTATCAAAACCTGGCACTACAACACTGGTCCTCATCACGCCGCCACAAATTGCGAGGGATAACAAAGCTGCAAAGTGACGTTAAAAGGAAGCCTAGTCAAAAAGTGAAAATTTTGTCCCGCCCTAGGCACACGGCACTCAGCATAAAATGTAGTTCCATGAGTCATAGgaaagggggaagaaaggaaaaaaccaaACATCTGCTCTAGGTTTAGAAGAGGGATAACATCAGTGCCAAGCAAACCGAAAGCGCAGAGGACTCAGAAGAGGGGAAGAGGAATAACTTTACCTGTCCTGGAGGTAGGCGAGGAGCAGTCTCCACCGCCCGAGAGTCACGCTCCCGTTTAACCTTTTCCACGCCGCGACGCCCATAGTCAGCCCCCGAGGGACTTGTCCCCCACGATCCAGAGCAGAAGCGGCTCGCCACCCTGCATCCCCTCACCCTCACCCAAGCGGCCAATCCtgcctttctccccccacctcgCCCAATACCTGTCCAAGAGAAGGCATTCTGCACTCTCGCCCCGCCCTTGCCCAGGCAACCCCGGGTCGCGACGGCTCTCCTCAAGGCTCCGGGACGCTGGGCGGCGGCCCTGGGCTGCTTTGGCTAAGTTGGCTGCGGGGCAGGCGCGAGGAGCGGCGCGCCAGTCGGGACCCGGGCCGTGCGGGGAGGCCGCCCATTGGCCGGCCAGCGCCACGTGGCTGCCCCCGTCGGTATATTAGGCCACTATTTACCTCCGGCACACTCGCCATGGCTCGGCGAGGGCAGCTCGGGTAGAGAGGGCTGGCGGAGCGGCGCAGACGGCGGCGGTCCTGCCCAGCCTCTGCCCGGCTCCGCACTCCGGCCCCGGCCTGCGCCCTCAGGAAGGTGGGGCCGGAACCATGAGCTCTTATCTGGAGTACGTGTCGTGCAGCAGCGGCGGCGGGGTCGGCGGCGACGTGCTCAGCTTGGCACCCAAGTTCTCCCGCTCCGACGTCCGGCCCGTGGCTCTGCAGCCCGCCTTCTCCCGGGGCAGCGGCGACGGTGCCTTTGTCAGCTGTCTGCCCCTGGCCGCCGCCAGACCCTCGCCTTCGCCCCCGGCCACCCCCGCGCGGCCGCCGGCACCGCCTCCGGCCGCGCCCCAGTACGCGCCGTGCACCCTGGAGGGGAGCTACGAACCGGGTGCGGCACCTGCCGCGGCAGGGGCGGGCACGGACTACGGCTTCCTGGGGCCCGGGCCCGCGTACGACTTCCCGGGCGTGCTGGGGCGGGCGGCAGACGACGGCGGGGCTCACGTCCACTACGCCACCTCGGCCGTCTTCTCGGGCGGCGGCTCATTCCTCCTCAGAGGCCAGGTGGATTACGCGGCCTTCGGCGAGCCCGGCCCCTTCCCGGCGTGTCTCAAAGAGCCAGCCGACGGCCACCCTGGTGCTTTCCAGACCGCATCCCCGGCCCCGGGCACCTACCCCAAGTCCGTCTCTCCCGCCTCCGGCCTCCCCGCCGCCTTCAGCACGTTCGAGTGGATGAAAGTGAAGAGGAACGCCTCTAAGAAAAGTAAGTCCGCGGGCTTGGATGGGGTCACCTGGGGTTGGGGACGGAGGCTCCCTCGCGGAAATGCTCTGGGAGCGTGGTGCCGCTGCCTCTCCAGACAGCGGTTTGGGTTTTGTGGAGAAGACGCGTTCCTGGGCGAATTCCATTGAGTCTGCCTCGAGTACTGACTCGGAAAATGTGCCAGCATTGAGAAAATTTCAGGAAGGAGCTCTCCGTGAAATTTCTCCTGGCACAAACTGTGTTGCTAGGAACCCAGGAGGGCTGCGCTGGGACTTTGATTCTAACTAGCTCCACTGCTCACCCACGTTCTGTCCCCGGCCTCTGGCCTGGCTGACGCCCTGTCTTTACGTTGCAGGCAAACTCGCCCAGTATGGGACCGCTAACCCGTCCAGCGCGATCCGCACGAATTTCAGCACCAAGCAACTGACAGAACTGGAAAAAGAGTTTCATTTCAATAAGTACTTAACTCGAGCCCGACGCATCGAGATAGCCAACTGCTTGCAACTGAATGACACGCAAGTCAAAATCTGGTTCCAGAACCGCAGgatgaaacagaagaaaagggaACGAGAAGGGCTTCTGGCCACGGCCATTCCTGTGGCTCCCCTCCAACTTCCCCTCTCTGGAACAACCCCCACCAAGTTTATCAAGAACCCCGGCAGCCCTTCTCAGTCCCAAGAGCCTTCGTGAGGCCGGGACTTGGGACCGAAAAACTGTGGCCTGCAGAAGTCCCAGGTCACCCCCACCCCTATCTAGACTTAGGAGCTCAGTTTGGGATGGAGGTGGGAGAACAGAAATGAATAGGGGTTTCACTTGGGAAATGAAGTACTTTAGTTGGCTTCTGAATCCCAGACTATATGTCCAGATATTAATTGGCTGTCTTGTAAGCCACTTGTTTGGTTATGATTTGTGTCTTATCAGGGAAAAGGTGCCCAGTTGCCAGCCCAGCTCTGCTGCTATCTTTGCCTCACTTAGTCATATGCAATTCTCGTTGCAGAGTGGCAGACCATTAGCTGCTGAGTTCTGTCAGCACTCTGATGTGCTCAGAAGAGCACCTGCCCAAagtttttctggttttaatttaaaGGACAAGGCTACATATATTCAGCTTTTTGAGATGACCAAAGCTAGTTAGGGTCTCCTTGATGTAGCTAAGCTGCTTCAATGATCTTCACATTTgcactccatttttttttttcctttaaaaagcgGTTTCTACCTCTCTATGTGCCTGAGTGATGATACAATCGCTGTTTAGTTACTAGATAAAGAAATCCACAGAGTGGGTAAAGAGTAGAATCTGAACTATATCTTGACAAATATTATCAAACTTGAatgtaaatatatacagtatgtatatttttaaaaacgatTTGCTTGCAGTGACCTTGTAAGTGACATTTAATGTCATAGCAtgtaaagggttttttttttgtaataaaaattgtAGAATCTGCTGCTGTCTGCTTTTCTTACATTCTTTAATCATGATTCTCTTTCTTTAAAGTTGATTCAGTTTCCTGTATTTGAATTTTCTTGATTCTGCTATGAGAATTTGTTTATGTtgataactttatttatttatttatttattttgagatggagtcttgctctgttgcccagactggactgcagtggcacaatcttggctcaccacaacctctgcctcccaggttcaagtgattctcctgcctcagcctccctagtagctgggattacaggcataagccaccacgcccagctaattttttgtatttttttagtagagatgggggtttcaccatgttggccaggctggtctcgaactcctgacctcaggtgatccgcccaccgtggcctcccaaagtgctagaattacaaacgtgagccacggcgcccggtggataacttttaaaaataatacttcctACAGGTTGTGTACATGCCCAGCAAGTTATGGACAATTATCTCAGTAGTTTAAGAGAGAAAACTACTCTGCCAAATGTCCAAGTAACTATGGAAATACTTTCCTTGCCTTGAGTGTCCTAGTTTTATGGTAGGTGTGTAGTCTGCACATTAACTCAAGTGTTAGGTGCCTACTGTGGAATGTTGTAAAGCCAAGGAGACACTTCAGGGAGATCTTGTACTTTTTGTCTTCTGTCCTcacaaaaggaagaggaaaggtgaCCTGAAGACTTTGTTTCTTGGTTAGTGTTCCCTGAGAAAGGCAGCTGCACATCAAAAAGTTCTCAGTGGCTGAATTCCCATTTCCAAAGTCAAGAgttgcaaaggaggctgggaaaggcTAATAGTCACAAATTTCTACTTCCTGTAACCCAGACTGAGTATCTGGCTGAGAGAGCACAGACAGTgcctttctgatttcaaaaatgaaatattttcaaatgaattctTTGGAAGAGGTACAAGCACAAAATTTGAAAGTTGACAAGAGAGTATGTGGtttaaaaaaaccacaaaacctaTTCTCTAATCTATTTCCACCCAACCTCCCATTTCTCATCATGGAGGCATTCATAGTTGACTAGAGTTTATATAACCTTGcagaaatatgagaaaaagaTGCAACATAAACACACAGAATCAAGTAGATACTTGAGACAATTTTGGGGAGTAggttattttcctcattttacagctgTATCTTTAAGTTCTTTCTTTAGTTCAACAGAAAGGCTTAAAGGCCCAAATAATTCAGATAAGAACCTCAGCTCTTTTAGCTATATTTCTAGATTCCAGCATAATGCTTTAAATCTAAGCAACTGTGAAAGATTACCTTTTCTATAAAACAGCAATGTGAGTAGTTCTCTTAGAAAATTGGAGTTACACTGAAGTTCTCATTCTTTGCACCTATAATTGAGTGGAGTTGAAGAAGTGATCAGCTCTAACAAACTCAGCTGATTAGAGGGAAAAGATATTGCTTAAAAAGCAGGTCTGTCAATATTATTCTTATGTTTCCCCATCTGCCCTTCAATAACTTGATGCTAATTGAATCTTGTTTGAAACAACAGCCCCCCTCTGAGCTCTGCTGCTATTTGAAAGAACTTGTTAAAGGACTTGTGATCTGCTTGCTTACAGCCACCTCTGGGCTTCCCTGCAGTGGTCTTTGACATGACAATGTTTCCTTTTTGATAAGCATTTAAATGTAcacctaaacaacaacaacaacaaaataccaaCATGCTTGGTCATTTCCTTAATCTACCACCAttttctctgagaaaataaaGCTTTTCCTTCTGAAGCGAGCACTAGCACTTAGCCCTGATGGATGTCTTTCTTGATGAGGGTGGCTATTATGACATTCGTATAATGCTGTTCTATGAATCAGGCCAATATTAGCTATTTTTTGCCCAACCCCAGGGATCTTTAAAAGCTTTCTTAATGCAGATCACTGTACAGCTATATTCAGTATGAGGAAGAGTCCTGGCTGGAGATCGGGATGAACTAGGTGACCTCTGGAGGTCCCTCCCAGCAATGAAAATGCTACAATTTAATGACttctgcatattttattttagacctATCATTTGAAGGGAGTTAGGTTCTAAGAGAAAGCAAATGTACTCTCTAGGATTACAGTGACACTGTGTTTATACAGGAAAAGAGGATTTTAGACACTATCAAATACATCTTGTCAGTGGAGTTACCTAGGCAATGTGGATCATTTACAGAGcattccttttcccatttttttgagCCTTGTGTTATTTTGAGTCAGATCTCCATGAAGTGTGAGGTTACTATGTAAACTGCAGCTACTCAAACAATCCCATTTCTATTTTACAAGATTTCTAACTAAATATGCTAATTTACCCTCCAGAAATCTGTTACAAGGATGAATTTACTGTGGACAGTTCTGGCTGTTGTATAATTAACTATTCAATGTTCCTTCGTCTTCACATAATGACCATGTGTCTACTTTTCTGGATCAGGATAATTGGGagtgaggaaaaggaaaacatttaataatatataaaattccCATAAGTTGAGTACTAGAAAATGAAGGCTTTGCTGATATAAAAACCTAAAGCAATGTCACCTAGAGTTTCAAAAGATTGTGTGTGATTTATGCTGTCTCAATCTCAAACGTGGTGAGAAGCAACACCAGAAGAGGCTGTCTGATTATCATGTCATCCAAAAAAACAGAAGCAGGCTCAGGAGAGTTGCATTAGCTCTGAagttcttaattatttcttttggccaAAGAAATGATCTATATTTGCTGAATATTGAATTTGAAAACCTCAGGATCTAATCAGGTTCCGAGAGATGTTCAGTCTGACCACAGACCTCTCAACAAGAAAAATGCCCATtgttaaaactttatttgtggTTTTAAAGTAAAACCATAGTGGTCATATCTcacaaataaagataaatatcCGTCTAAATAGAAACAAAGATGTTCATGGTTTTTACCTCTATCTAATGTTTTCAAGTCATGAACATGCAACATAATCTGCAAAATAACTCTATGTCAACATCTCATTTGTAATTGCTTATTACATTGTATGtgttattcagaaataaaatttctatagAAACTGTTTGACTAGATTCAATAATGAACCAAGAGGATGAAAATCTTAAATATTGGTGTGGAAGGAAGGTCTATTACTTAGTTTGTAAAGATTTCAACACAATCTCTTCGCCTTCTAGAAATCTTACTGATATATTTTGGAAAGAAGGGCCGAAGAGAGTCATTTGGACTTGTAATAGCTAATAAACTATTACAAGTTTATTAAAACTGACATTTTTGTGGCATTTCTAGAAGGTACTAGACTCTTTAGCACACTGAATTCTTAGGGATTTTGTAGAGCCTAAGCTTATACAATTTGGGGAAAcctctttaaggaaaaaaatacaaaattgttaATACAAAATTCCCAGGATGTGGAATGGTTCAAGTTAGTGAAGTTTAAATTTCACTGGGTTCATAGTAAATCCATATCTGCCCCTTCCTTGAAACCATTGCTTTTTCTCCACTGCCATCATTGCCTGTGACATAATAGCAATGACTGCTTTTCTCTAACATCTTAGAGCCAGAGTCACTGTTACTCTTCAAATGCATCAAATAGTGGATAATAGGGACAAGGGCAGGTTGGCACTCTGTTCTACTGTCTTAACATCTCAATCTCACTGTGCTCTTCTGGGCTACTGGGTGGCTGACTTTAACTAGTGGTCTTACTTCACTGCGTTAGAATGGGAACCCTACCTCATCCTAGAGGTCCTCTTCTGTTGCGTTTTCTTCTCAAAGATATGAACAGAAGAGAAAGATATAGCTGGAGACAATGCAGCCACATTGTTAGCATCTAAACATTTCCTAGAATGGAACCACTGAAGCTGAAGTAAAGGACCctgaaaaaataacattattatttttcttttcttagaaatgggatctcgttttgttgcccaggctggtcttgaactctcgggtttaagtgaccctcctgcctcagcctcccaagtagctgggaatttAGGCATGCACTGTCATACCCAGTAAGAacatcattcttttcttcttcttcttcttcttcttctttttttttttttttttttttttttgagacggagtctcactctgctgcccaggctggagtgcagtggcgcgatctcgttcactgcaagctctgcctcccaggttcacgccattctcctgcctcagcctcctgagtagctgggactacaggcgcccgccaccatgcctggctaattttttgtatttttagtagagacggggtttcaccttgttagccaggatggtcttgatctcctgacctcgtgatccacccacctcggcctcccaaagtgctgggattacaggcgtgagccaccacccctggccaagaACATTATTCTTAAGGGAGGAGACCTGGATTTCAGTACCAGTTGTATTTTctgattaaaaggaaaaataacttgcCTGGTCTTAGATTCTCCTATAAAACAAAGTGGGTTGGTCTGGATGACGATTACATTCCCTTATCACCTTAGCATTTCTTCACAATCCTTTGTTGGTTATTACTGAAGAGTTTATTTAGTAGTACTGTAGCTCTGTAAGATTAATGTCAACAAGAGGCTGGTATTGAAGCAGTTTCTGagacctttaaaaattatctggcttTAGAATCTgggtgtatatgcatatgtatatgtgaaCTAGGTAACATTCCTCATTTGTCTACCTGATGAACTAAAAGCTAACGATGGTGAGAGCCTCCAAAAAGACCACTTCCCTTTGAAGAGATAAACTAGAGATTTAACAAGAGATTTTTCAAATGGGTGTCAGCGCTTCCTATTTGGATTCTCAATCTCCTTGTCCTTAATTCCATACTTCAAAGTTGACAACTTTCAGAATAGAGAAGTGATATTGGGTCTTTTCTCTTACTTTCAGATAAATGGGATTCTGAAGTGAATGCTCCGTTcttttgaagaaaagaaacatggaTAAACAAATCTCTCCTCCTTTCCATTAGTCACCAAATCCTGTCTATTTCTCCTTCTCCATTGGCTCAGTCTTTATAATTTCTCACTCAGCAATGCAACTGATGCCTTACTGGTCTCCTTGCCTCCGGTCTTCTTCCCAGTCAATCCATTCGAAAGCCCTGCTTTCATTGTATTGTTGCACTTTGAACTCTCAGTAGCTCCTGGTAGCAAGTAGAAGAAACTCAGATGTTTTTAACTCGGGATTCAAGGCCCTCAACACCTGTTTCCAGCTATCTTTTCCCTGATAATCTCCCACCATTGCCTGACACACAAACTTTACCCCCAGTTAGTGTGGACTGTTTATACTCCCTGCAAGAAATTTATGCTTTCCTGCCTCTGAACCTTTTCTCATGTCATTCCTCTCTCATACTTCTACCTTCTCTCTGCCTATCCAAAGTCATCCTTTGTGGCACAGCTCAAACCTCACCACCTCTACAAAACTTTTTTCTTACATCATCCAAACTTAAAGCTAACTCCTCTGAGCTGCTGTAGTATTTATTGTTTGTATCATCTGCTTAAGCACTTAGAATCTCCTGCCATATTATGAGAGGTCTGTTTCTCTTTCCACCTTTCTTCCCCTCTCATTAGTTCTCCCTCCATGGGCATATGTATATTTCATCTATCATTGAGTATTTTATACATAATAATGGTCTTATACCATTTGCTGAATGTTGAATGTGGATCAAAGCCTACAGTGCTGCTCATCAAGTGCTTTCTACCAGGTGAGGAACACTCTGATGACTTATTTGCTAAGTATTCTCTATATTTCATTACTTATAATAGAATACAAGTGATTTTTGACTACACAGTAAAATACAAATAGGAGGCTAGAAAGCTGAAGGAGGGAGAGCTTATAGACTTTCCTCCTTATGCATCTGGTACATTCTTTTGATTAAATGCTTTGTATACCAATAAAGTGTGAATGTTATCGAAAACAatcccttttattcttttttttttttttttccccgagatggagtgtcactctgttgctcaggctggaatgcagtggtgcgatctcgggtcactcactgcaacctctgcctccctggttcaagcaattctcctgcctcagcctactgagtagctgggattacaggcgcccaccaccacacctggctgatttttgtatttttagtagagacggggtttcgccatgttggtcaggctggtctcaaactcctgacctcaagtgatccacccgcctcggcctcccaaagtgctgggattgcagacatgagatACTATGCCTGGCCAATCCCTTTTATTCTTACAGAATGTAATTTATAATGCATTTTGGTTGTTGTTTGAggctttttaatatattgtatttgTTACTTGTTATAGTTGTTGGAGTACCTTATGGAAACAGAACTCCTAGAGAAAGATTGATGAAACCAAATGAGGTCTAGCAGAGAGTTTCTGGAGACAATTAAATGTAGTAGTTATTACAGTGAACCTTGGAAGCAGACAGGCTTGGGCACAAATCCTGGGACAGATGACTCAGTATCATTCAGCTC from the Macaca nemestrina isolate mMacNem1 chromosome 11, mMacNem.hap1, whole genome shotgun sequence genome contains:
- the LOC105483186 gene encoding homeobox protein Hox-D1, which translates into the protein MSSYLEYVSCSSGGGVGGDVLSLAPKFSRSDVRPVALQPAFSRGSGDGAFVSCLPLAAARPSPSPPATPARPPAPPPAAPQYAPCTLEGSYEPGAAPAAAGAGTDYGFLGPGPAYDFPGVLGRAADDGGAHVHYATSAVFSGGGSFLLRGQVDYAAFGEPGPFPACLKEPADGHPGAFQTASPAPGTYPKSVSPASGLPAAFSTFEWMKVKRNASKKSKLAQYGTANPSSAIRTNFSTKQLTELEKEFHFNKYLTRARRIEIANCLQLNDTQVKIWFQNRRMKQKKREREGLLATAIPVAPLQLPLSGTTPTKFIKNPGSPSQSQEPS